GCCTTGTCGTCCGAGGCGATATCGAACAGCCCCTCTTCGACGTCGGCTTCCGACACGCGCTTGACGGTATGGCCCAGTTCGGTCGCGATCAGCTCGGCCGTATCGGCATCGAGCACGTCGTTGATCGTGGCCATCTGGCCCTGCTGCATCAGCATCTTGATGACGGTGACGGAGCGTTCGGCCATGCGGTTGGCCAGTTCCTGCACCGTGATGGCTTCGGGAATGGTCACTTCACGGCTGAGCTTGGGCGCATCCTGCTGGTTGCGGCCCATCTTCTTGTCGCGGCGGCGGCGCATGGCGGCCAGCGAAGGACCGCGATCGCGATCGCTCTCGGCGCCGGCATTGGTCACCGTCAGGCGGCCACGGGCATTGGCGTCCTCGCCGGCACGGCGCGTCGGCCGCTCCGGCGTCGCACGCGAGGCGCGGCGGGCGTTTTCGAGTTCGGCTTCGGTCGTCGGACGGACCTGCGGCGCGCCGGTGCGGACCTTGCGGCCATCGGCTTCGCTGGGCGGCGCCGGCGGCACATTGCCGATCGGGGCCATGCCCGAGCCGGCAGGACGACGCTCACCGGCCGGACGGCCGGCCGTGCCGGATGGGCGGGCACCCGGAGCGCCCGGACGGGCGCCGGCCGTGCCGGGGCGAATCAGCGCATTGGCGCCGCGTTCGCTTTCGGGGCGGGTATTGCTCGGCCGCTCGACACGCGGCGGACGCGGCGGCTGGCCGGGACGGCCGGCCACCATGCGCACGCTGGACGGGCCAGGATTGCGCTGCGAAGCCGGCGTATAATCCGCCTGTGCTTCCGGCTGAGCTTCGGGCGCGGCCTCGGCCTGCGTTTCAGCTGCGGCCTGCGGCGCGGCAGCGTCCGGCGCCGCGCTGGCGGCGGGCTCTTCCGTGCTGCCTTCGGCCTGGCGGCGTTCCTCTTCGGCGCGCTCGGCCTCTTCGCGAATCTGGCGGCGGCGCGCATCGTCTTCCATGCGGCGCGCTTCTTCGGCGGCAAAGCGTTCCTTGTCCTCGGCCTGGCGAGCCCCGGCCAATGCCAGCGCCTGGCGGCGGGCCTCGGCCTCGGCAGCGCTCAGCCCCAGCGGCGCGCGCGGTGCTGCGGCCGGACGGCCGGCAGCAGGCCGCTGACCCTGCGGAGCACCCGAACCGGGTTGCGGGCGATGCGGTGCGCTTGGCACATTCGGCTTGGGAACCAGGCGCGTGCGCTTTTCGACGACAACCGTCGAGCGCGATGAGCCGCGCGACATGCCCGGACGGTTGCCCAGGCCTGGGCCGCCCTTCAATGTCAGCGTCTTCTTCGCGCCAGTGTCGTCGGTGCGCTTGTCGTCGTTATCAGCCATGTATCTCGCGTCTTTCGTCGGTGGCCTCGGGCAAAAGGTCACCGTCAACCGCAAGGCGGTCGGTGTCCTTTTCCGTCGGTTTGGCAGTGTAAAGGGCCAGTCTACGGGCCTTTTCCACTGCCGCTTGGGCTGCCGCCCCTCTCGTGAGGGCAGCATGTATCACATTTTCAAGGCCAAGTGCCAAACCCATTTGCTCTGAGGAGAGCAATTCGAAATGGGGCACTTCGAAGCCGTTAATTTCTTCCTCGGCAGCCGCGTAATGCAGCGCCTTGAGTGGTCCGACCATCTTGCTGCGGCCATCTGCGGCCGCATCGGTGGCGGTGATCAGGGCAATCAGGTTCCCCGTATCGATCAGGCTGCGCACCTTGGTGGCGCCAAAGGTCAGTTGCCCGGCCTTGCGGGCCATGCCCAGCGCATTGAGATAGCGCTGTTCGAGCCGCAACTGCGTCAGCCCGGGCAGGTCGTCCGGCAGGCGAACCTCGCTCTTGAGGCTGCGCGCGAACACCTTCTTCTTCACCGCCTCGGCCACGGCATCGCGGCTGAGGCTGATCCACACGCCGCGGCCCTCGGCCTTGGCTTCCGTATCGGGCACCAAAACGCCGTCGGGGCCAAGTACGAAACGGATCAGCGCCGCCACGGGCTTTTCAGCCCGTGTCAGAGCGCATATCCGCGTCGTTTCTTCGCGCCGGGCCATTTCTGGTGCCCTCGCCGGGATTCGGCCCTTAGGCCGAAGCCTCTTCGGTATACTCGTCGCCTTCGACCGGCGGCAGGTCTTCTTCGTTGATCCAGCCGGCCTTGATGCGGGCCTGCAGGATCATGTCTTCAGCTTCCTCGCGGCTCACAGGGAAATCCTTGAACGTGCCCTCGAAACGCTTGGTTTCGCCATCCTTGCGCTCGCTCCAGCCGATCAGGTCGTCCGCGGCGCAGCCAGCAAAGTCTTCCACCGTCTTGATGTCTTCCTTGCCCAGGGCCACCAGCATCGCCGCCGTCAGGCCGGCAATCTCGTAAAGCTCGTCCTCGACGCCGAGCGCCTTGCGCTCCTCGTCATGGGCCTTGTCGATGGCCGCCAGGTATTCGGCAGCGCGGTTCTGGATTTCGCCGGCGGTTTCTTCATCGAACCCGTCGATCGACGCGATTTCATTGGCGTCGATATAGGCCAGTTCCTCGACCGAGGAGAAGCCTTCCGAAGCCAGTAGTTGGGCAACCATCTCGTCAACGTCAAGGGCAGCCATGAACAGGCTCGACCGCTCGGTGAATTCCTTCTGCCGGCGTTCGCTCTCTTCCTGCTCCGTCAGGATGTCGATATCCCAACCGATCAGCTGCGAAGCAAGCCGCACATTCTGGCCGCGACGGCCGATGGCGAGCGACAGCTGCTCATCGGGCACCACGACCTCGATGCGCTCGGCCTGCTCGTCCAGCACCACCTTGGCTACATCGGCCGGCTGCAGCGCTGAAACCACGAGGTCCGCGATCGAATCGGTCCACGGAATGATGTCGATCTTTTCGCCCTGCAGCTCGCCAACCACGGCCTGCACGCGCGAACCGCGCATACCGACGCAGGCGCCGACCGGATCGATGGACGAATCCGACGACG
This sequence is a window from Devosia ginsengisoli. Protein-coding genes within it:
- the nusA gene encoding transcription termination factor NusA; the protein is MAVSANRLELLQIADAVAREKSIDRMVVIEAMQDAMEKAAKGRYGAETEIKVEINPRSGETRMWRLLEIVEDVEEPSRQIDLKHAQAKSAEAKVGDFLTEPLPPMEFGRIAAQSAKQVIVQKVRDAERERMYDEYFNRIGEIVNGTVKRVEYGNVIVDLGRGEAIIRRDELIPREMFRYGDRVRAYVYDVRREQRGPQIFLSRTHPQFMAKLFMQEVPEIYDGVITIRSIARDPGSRAKIAVTSSDSSIDPVGACVGMRGSRVQAVVGELQGEKIDIIPWTDSIADLVVSALQPADVAKVVLDEQAERIEVVVPDEQLSLAIGRRGQNVRLASQLIGWDIDILTEQEESERRQKEFTERSSLFMAALDVDEMVAQLLASEGFSSVEELAYIDANEIASIDGFDEETAGEIQNRAAEYLAAIDKAHDEERKALGVEDELYEIAGLTAAMLVALGKEDIKTVEDFAGCAADDLIGWSERKDGETKRFEGTFKDFPVSREEAEDMILQARIKAGWINEEDLPPVEGDEYTEEASA
- a CDS encoding RNA-binding protein, which translates into the protein MAALIRFVLGPDGVLVPDTEAKAEGRGVWISLSRDAVAEAVKKKVFARSLKSEVRLPDDLPGLTQLRLEQRYLNALGMARKAGQLTFGATKVRSLIDTGNLIALITATDAAADGRSKMVGPLKALHYAAAEEEINGFEVPHFELLSSEQMGLALGLENVIHAALTRGAAAQAAVEKARRLALYTAKPTEKDTDRLAVDGDLLPEATDERREIHG